Proteins from a genomic interval of Anolis sagrei isolate rAnoSag1 chromosome 1, rAnoSag1.mat, whole genome shotgun sequence:
- the AKIP1 gene encoding A-kinase-interacting protein 1, protein MTSHSLNVNYRMQRTATLAQEVLERAKSRKLNWPIPGQLQRRTFREGDGEDTCLAAAFASVAEHMGRISAECENYYCCVPPLQFKECEVAHIFRYHSRQASENLLKAFENEESKHGPIVEEPGCPDTESSALVPAKTSDIKDIYVEVSPGTYRVSASLHEDTNKQTHLLKIKPGESVNLTFDF, encoded by the exons ATGACATCCCATTCCTTAAATGTAAACTATCGCATGCAACGCACAGCAACGCTTGCACAGGAAGTTCTGGAACGGGCAAAATCAAGAAAATTGAACTGGCCAATTCCTGGTCAGCTCCAAAGGAGGACCTTCAGG GAAGGAGATGGTGAAGATACATGTCTTGCTGCAGCCTTTGCTTCAGTTGCTGAACATATGGGCCGTATCTCTGCAGAATGTGAG AACTACTACTGCTGTGTGCCTCCACTTCAGTTTAAGGAGTGTGAAGTTGCCCATATTTTCAGATACCACAGCAGGCAAGCTTCTGAAAATCTGCtgaaagcatttgaaaatgaa GAAAGTAAACATGGTCCAATAGTGGAAGAACCTGGATGTCCAGATACAGAATCATCTGCATTAGTTCCAGCTAAGACCTCTGACATAAAA GATATCTATGTTGAAGTTTCTCCTGGCACCTACAGAGTCAGCGCATCTTTGCATGaagacacaaacaaacaaacacatctgCTGAAGATTAAGCCAGGAGAAAGTGTAAATTTGACTTTTGATTTCTAA